A window of Methanobacterium formicicum genomic DNA:
CCCACCACTTTTTAATAGCCTCTGGGTCGGTCCAGGCCTCCCACACCTTCTCTAGCGAAGCAGGGAAGGTACGAGTTATAAATAACAGGGTAACCTCTATTATCCCCATAACATTTCCCTCGGTGTCCTGGAATGATCCCGTGTACCCCATATCGGGAATGGTCATTTTTTCGGTCAACATCTGCCCGCCTTCAGCTTCAATTTTCCGGGCAAATTCATCATAGGAATCAATACTTATGACATCACTAATCATAGAACCAAATTCTTTTGGTTTTATAGCCCCATTGATTCCGGGTTCATCCTCTTCACCTGCTTCCACCAGCCAGTAATCAAATTCACCAGCCCATTTATCTATTTTCCATCCGAAAACTTTTCTATAGAATTCTACTGCTCTTTCTGGTTCTTCTGCCGGTATCTCAAAATGAATGACTTTGGGCATGCTCTAACACCTCTTTTCAACTAAGAAATGAATAAAAATCTTTAATTATTTTAAATCCCCCTTTCAACTACTTTTTTAAATCCCCTTTCACCTCCTTGTGAATCGAATAACTTATGATTAAATCATTCATCATAGCAATGAATCATTCTAAATCATATTGTCACACCGTAATACACTATATTTATTTTAGAATAATTAGATTTCCATTACAGAATTATTAGATTTCTATTATCTAAAATTCAAAAAATAGTCCAAACATTAACCAGGAATACAAAAACATTAGAATAAAGAATGATAAAAATTTTAATATAGGATATATTTCATTGTTATGGCTTAAACAGGATAATAAATCTTTTAGGGTCTTAGATTTTTCTTGTTGAA
This region includes:
- a CDS encoding SRPBCC domain-containing protein, with the protein product MPKVIHFEIPAEEPERAVEFYRKVFGWKIDKWAGEFDYWLVEAGEEDEPGINGAIKPKEFGSMISDVISIDSYDEFARKIEAEGGQMLTEKMTIPDMGYTGSFQDTEGNVMGIIEVTLLFITRTFPASLEKVWEAWTDPEAIKKWWGPRGYTAPVVKNDFRVGGSSLYSMRSPEGQDIWSTGVYKDIVPRERIVSTDSFADAEGNVVPASYYGMSGDWPLELMVTVIFQEEDGKTRLTLQHTGFPDNENKTLAEAGWNESLDKLAEYLAKV